Proteins encoded within one genomic window of Besnoitia besnoiti strain Bb-Ger1 chromosome II, whole genome shotgun sequence:
- a CDS encoding hypothetical protein (encoded by transcript BESB_036930) — MSGPVVRFADGACAPKLHGSAEKPLKKSESTVRLTSSLTLTVNGWHLPQQWHRLQKQIASLECLPQTHDSTAAPCRFGAAVAKFPAPSRAGQSPALASHGLTRAVLSANSCTHTAHSSHSRRSSMAASGASIRRRDTSVVAASTRWIRNCTPGPRPSRKSTAGSTGTSGAGNSARPPQRSLAIWDTLSRELVSSFSNAPPQATKPTSQPRRVLSRPSLRPSHRHSPRRRDEEASVRGTGAAGGAPSVAAGTTKTGKPCTATRLLTATEEVARQTTAYSAVPSTASVGAHLRKTSQKRGQSVQGAGATAAVSASISAGRLPAGASHRPEPPNSRLKGSTETTPPGGSAQVPMDRGTRLFWRKELPQKPERTEQKGGIVHASKQSTVVCGRIDDGRLAQHQLPGSGKESIGCGATPKRGSLAKPTVNSSVRPVAQSDTSTALRTRTQLVARVPSAAPGKPDPSKLSATPHSSVLPSASPGSAGPGASGGLGRSRERMLPAARRSRSKRPPNVPKLDLRKCIQYRSSD; from the exons ATGAGTGGCCCTGTCGTGCGCTTCGCGGACGGTGCCTGTGCACCCAAGTTGCATGGCAGTGCTGAGAAACCGTTAAAGAAGTCAGAAAGCACGGTCCGGTTGACTTCTTCGCTCACGTTGACCGTGAACGGCTGGCATCTTCCTCAACAATGGCATCGCCTGCAG AAGCAGATCGCTTCTCTCGAGtgtctgccgcagacgcacgaCTCTACTGCTGCGCCATGCCGATTCGGGGCTGCTGTTGCCAAATTCCCGGCACCCTCCCGTGCCGGTCAATCACCTGCGCTCGCTTCCCACGGGTTGACCCGCGCAGTGCTGTCCGCTAACTCATGTACACACACCGCCCATTCATCTCATAGCAGAAGAAGCTCGATGGCAGCTTCAGGAGCGTCGATTCGACGTCGCGACACGTCGGTTGTTGCGGCCTCCACCCGCTGGATCCGAAACTGTACTCCGGGCCCCCGGCCTTCGCGTAAAAGCACGGCTGGAAGCACCGGGACTTCGGGAGCAGGCAACTCCgctcgtccgccgcagcgaagtTTGGCTATATGGGATACTCTTTCCCGCGAGCTTGTAAGCAGTTTTTCCAACGCACCGCCTCAGGCTACAAAGCCCACTAGTCAACCGCGCCGCGTGCTCAGTCGCCCAAGCCTGCGACCAAGTCATCGTCACAGCCCCCGCCGcagggacgaggaggccagTGTTCGTGGCACAGGGGCTGCTGGAGGTGCTCCCTCGGTCGCCGCGGGTACGACGAAGACTGGAAAGCCCTGCACTGCCACGAGATTGCTAACGGCTACCGAAGAAGTGGCTCGACAAACGACCGCATATTCAGCGGTGCCCTCGACTGCAAGCGTTGGCGCTCACTTGAGGAAGACAAGCCAGAAGCGTGGCCAATCAGTGCAGGGGGCCGGGGCGACGGCAGCCGTTTCAGCCTCCATCTCTGCTGGGCGTCTTCCTGCCGGAGCGAGCCACCGCCCTGAGCCGCCTAACAGCCGACTGAAGGGAAGCACAGAGACAACACCGCCTGGAGGGAGCGCGCAGGTGCCGATGGATCGAGGCACGCGTCTTTTCTGGCGAAAAGAACTGCCTCAGAAGCCAGAGCGGACCGAGCAGAAAGGGGGCATCGTGCATGCAAGCAAGCAGTCGACCGTGGTGTGCGGTCGCATCGACGATGGCCGCCTTGCCCAGCACCAGTTGCCAGGCAGCGGCAAAGAAAGCATCGGATGCGGAGCCACGCCGAAGCGAGGTAGTCTGGCAAAGCCAACTGTCAACTCCTCCGTCCGTCCAGTCGCACAGAGTGACACGTCAACTGCCCTACGCACTCGCACTCAGCTGGTGGCCAGGGTTCCTTCAGCTGCGCCAGGAAAGCCCGACCCATCCAAGTTGTCAGCGACGCCACACTCTAGTGTGCTCCCTTCGGCTTCTCCGGGTTCTGCCGGCCCCGGAGCGTCCGGGGGACTTGGAAGAAGTCGGGAGAGAATGCTTCCTGCTGCTAGACGGTCACGGTCAAAGCGGCCGCCGAACGTCCCTAAGTTAGATCTCCGGAAGTGCATTCAGTACCGTAGTAGTGATTAG
- a CDS encoding putative fructose-bisphosphate aldolase (encoded by transcript BESB_036940) — protein sequence MVRKNGGLPACTNDQRTTVLSEQVNISQDIAKELAENAKAIASPGKGILAADESTGTIKKRFDGIGVDNTEANRAFYRDLLFTSKGIGNYISGAILFEETLFQKSPSGVPMVQLLKNEGIIPGIKVDKGLATLPCTDDEKATLGLDGLAERCQEYYKAGARFAKWRAVLTIDQAKGKPSNLSILEVAHGLARYAAICQANRLVPIVEPEILTDGRHDITVCAEVTERVLAAVFKALSDHHVLLEGALLKPNMVTQGSDCPKKASPEDVAFYTVRALRRTVPPALPGVMFLSGGQSEEEASVNLNAMNKMGHHPWTLSFSYGRALQASCLSAWKGKPANKDTAQKVLLERAKANSEAQLGKYQGGTGGAAAASSLYEKRYVY from the exons ATGGTAAGGAAGAACGGTGGATTGCCGGCGTGCACCAACGATCAGCGCAC CACGGTCCTTTCTGAACAGGTGAACATTTCTCAAGACATTGCAAAGGAGTTGGCGGAGAATGCGAAGGCGATTGCTTCGCCCGGCAAAGGCATTCTCGCGGCCGATGAATCGACCG GAACAATCAAGAAACGTTTCGACGGCATCGGCGTTGACAACACTGAAGCCAATCGAGCTTTCTACCGCGACCTGCTGTTCACCTCCAAAGGCATCGGAAATTACATCAGTGGAGCAATTCTCTTTGAGGAGACGTTGTTCCAGAAAAGTCCGTCGGGGGTTCCTATGGTCCAGCTGTTGAAGAACGAAGGAATTATTCCCGGAATAAAAGTTGACAAGGGCCTCGCCACGCTCCCTTGCACCGATGACGAGAAAGCAACTCTAGGCCTCGACGGACTAGCAGAAAGGTGCCAAGAATACTACAAAGCAGGTGCTCGCTTTGCGAAGTGGCGCGCTGTGCTTACTATCGATCAGGCAAAAGGCAAACCTTCCAACTTGTCTATCCTCGAGGTCGCCCACGGACTCGCCCGCTACGCAGCGATTTGCCAGGCCAACAGACTTGTGCCGATAGTTGAGCCTGAGATTCTCACCGACGGGAGACATGACATCACTGTCTGCGCCGAGGTCACTGAGCGCGTGCTTGCAGCAGTCTTCAAAGCTCTGAGTGATCACCACGTGTTGCTAGAGGGTGCGTTGCTGAAACCCAACATGGTAACTCAGGGCTCAGATTGCCCGAAGAAGGCTTCACCCGAGGACGTGGCCTTCTACACCGTTCGCGCACTCCGACGCACCGTTCCTCCAGCGTTGCCGGGTGTGATGTTTCTTTCTGGCGGTCAgtcggaggaggaggcctccGTCAATTTGAACGCAATGAACAAGATGGGACATCACCCCTGgactctctccttctcctaCGGCCGAGCTTTGCAGGCCTCCTGCCTCAGCGCGTGGAAGGGGAAACCCGCGAATAAAGACACTGCCCAGAAAGTCCTGCTGGAGCGAGCAAAAGCGAACAGCGAAGCCCAGCTTGGCAAGTACCAGGGAGGTACTggcggggctgcagccgcgtcgtctctgtaTGAAAAGCGTTACGTGTACTGA